One Salvelinus sp. IW2-2015 unplaced genomic scaffold, ASM291031v2 Un_scaffold1911, whole genome shotgun sequence genomic window, catgcccaaattaaactgcctgctactcgggcccagaagatatgatgtgcatataactggtagatttggatagaaaacactctaaagtttccaaaactgttaaaatagtgtctgtgagtataacagaactgatttggcaggcgaaaacctgagaaaaatccattcaggaagtgtttttgggggggggggttttgtagttttccattcaatgccattacagtatccattgacttaggactcaaattgcagttcctatgccttccactagatgtcaacagtctttagaaattgtttcaggcttgtattctgcaaaatgaggaagtaagagcagtctgaatgagtggaccctaaagtgtcacagagctttttcatgcacaCGACCGAGagtgtgcctttcttgtttaccttttatattgacgacgttattgtccagttgaaatattatcgattatttaggctaaaaacaacctgaggtttgaatataaacatcgtttgacatgtttctatgaactttacggatagaatttagatttttttgtctgcctgttttgactgcgtttgagcctgtggattactgaagaaaacgcgcgaaaaAAACAGaggatttttggatataaagagactttatcgaacaaaataaacatttattgagtaaatgaatgtctgctgagtgcaaccatatgaagatgatcaaaggtaagggattcattttatctctatttctgacttgtttaactcttctacttggctggttactgtttgtaatgatttgtctgctgggcgatgttctcaaataatcgtaaggtatgcttttgccgtaaagcaattttttaaatctgacaccgtggttggattcacaagaagttaatctttaaacctatgtaaaatatgttttgttttctgaatttttataatgagtatttctgtatttgaatttggcgccctgcagtttcactggctgttgactaGGTGgggcgctaccgtcccacataccctagtgaagttaatcagcttcttgataaaaacacacctgtcaggtggatggattattggGGCAAaggaaaatgctcactaacagggatgtaaagaaatgtgtgcatatggaaaatgtctggaatcttttattttagctcatgaaacaccggaccagcactttacatgttgcgtttatatatatttattataatatttgactaaaacatttcTATCTTAGTCTCCCACTGTTGAGGGTCCATGTTGGGTTTAGGATATGTTGTTCCTtctgaaaccatgtgtttgatactgttccagtAATTCTGTTCCAGAGCCTCCAATATAAATTACCACCAGCCGCCATTGGGTCAGACCCCATCTAAAATCCTAACCTCATCTCTTCATCAGGTGGTTGATGGCCTTCACCTCGACATTGGGTCAGATCCCATCTAAAACCCTAACCTCATCTCTTCATCAGGTGGTTGATGGCCTTCACCTCGACATTGGAAAGAGGAACAGGTATATCCTGTCAGCTCGCGTTCCctggaaacacaaacacaagtcTTTACAACACTATCCACATCACAAGATAATGCAGACTAACTATGCATTGTTGAGGAGGTAATGCAGCCTAACATTAGGCATTGTTGAAGGAGTAATGCAGACTAACATTAGGCATTGTTGAAGAAGGAATGCAGCCTAACATAGGCATTGTTTGAAGGAGGTATGCAGACTAACATCAGACTATGCATTGTTGAGAAGGTAATGCAGACTAGCATAGGCATTGTCGAAGGAATAATGCAGCCTAACAGTAGCAATTGTCGAGGAGGTAATGCAGCTAATATTATGCATTGTCGAAGAGATAAGCGCCTAACATCACACTAGCATGCGAAGGAGGTAATGCAGCCTAACATCACACTAGCATTGTCGAAGGAGGTAATGCAGCCTAACATCACACTAGGCATTGTCGAAGGAGGTAATGCAGCCTAACATCACACTAGGCATTGTCGAAGAGTAATCCAGCCTAACATCACACTAGGCATTGTCGAAGGAGTAATCAGCCTAACACATCAACTAGGCATTGTCGAAGGGAGTAATGCAGCCTAACATATGCATTGTCGAAGAGGTAATGCAGCCTAACATATCATTGGTCAAGAGTAAATGCAAAACCTAACACTATGCATTGTCGAAGAGGTAATGCAGCCTAACATTATGCATTGTCGAAGAGGTAATGCAGCTAACATTATGCATTGTCGAAGGAGGTAATGCAGCTAACATTATGCATTGTCGAAGGAGGTAATGCAGCCTAACATTATGACATTGTCGAAGGATAATGCAGCCTAACATTATCATTGTCGAAGGAGGTAATGCAGCCTAACATTATGCATTGTCGAAGAGTAATGCAGACCAACATTATGCATTGTCGAGAGTAATGCAGCAACATTATGCATTGTCGAAGGAGTAATGCAGCCTAACATTATGCATTGTCGAAAGTAATGCAGCCTAAACATTATGCATTCGAAGAGTAATCAGCCCTAACATTATGCATTGTCAAGAGGTAATGCAGCCTAACATTTGCATTGTCGAAGATAATGCAGCCTAACATGTCATTGTCGAAGGAGGTAATGCAGCCTAACATTGGGTATTGTTGAAGGAGGTAATGCAGCCTAACATTGGGCATTGTTGAAGGAGGTAATGCAGCCTAACATTATGCATTGTTGAAGGAGGTAATGCAGCCTAACATTATGCATTGTTGAAGGAGGTAATGCAGCCTAACATTATGCATTGTTGGAGGTAATGCAGCCTAACATTATGCATTGTTGAAGGAGATAATGCAGACTAACATTATGCATTGTTGGAGGTAATGCAGCCTAACATTATGCATTGTTGAAGGAGATAATGCAGACTAACATTATGCATTGTTGAAGGATACATTACTGATCAGGGCCCGGTTTTCCAAAAGCATGTTAAGGCCAAGTGCATCATTAAAAACATAGTATCCTGTAGTTCTATGATGAAattaacttagccttaagatgcttctgggaaaccgggccctgtaCTGTTCACTACAGCCTTAAGGAAGCACGGTTGATGACGTTACGTAATGATTTTACCTTGCAGTTCATTGAGTCGGTTCAGTTTGTCTTTAAGGGCTTGGCGAAGGTTGTTGATCTCATTGTCTAGCTGCTGCTGGTCTGGTCAGAGAAACCCAACACACGACAGACGAAACAAGACATTAGAGACCGGCATCCTGCTTCACAGTCATTAAACAAGACATTACAGAGACCGGTATCCTGCTTCACAGTCATTAAACAAGACATTACAGAGACCGGCATCCTGCTTCACAGTCATTAAACAAGACATTACAGAGACCGCATCTGCTTCACATCATAAACAACATTACAGAACCGCATCCTCTCACATACATTAAACAACATTACACAGACCCGCATCCTCCTTCACATCATTAAACAAGACATTACAGAGACCGGCATCCTGCTTCACAGTCATTAAACAAGACATTACAGAGACCGGCATCCTGCTTCACAGTCATTAAACAGACATTACAGAGCTGAGCGTGAACAAGCTCTTACCTCTCTGTATCATCTCTTTAGTCTTCGCTTTGGGGAATGTGATGAACATGTTTCCAAAGCAAACCTTCACTTTTTCTGCaagtacaaaaaacaaaaaaaggataAGAAGAGATTAAATTGCCGGCGATTCATATTTAAATATAGACGTCTTTTTTCTGAGAGATAATGGAACATGAATAATTATTTAGAAAGACTAATATGAAATGTCGTCATTGTCCACAGCTCTGCCTCTGTGACTTTTAATTGTATCAAAGAGGGAGGAAGTGCCTTATGAGTTTTATTCATCTTTGAATAAGAGTTCCAAACTGTCATTATTCTGCACCCACCTTCCGATGCCATCTCCTGTTTCAGAGCATTCAACGCTTCCCTGTTCATATTCCGCTTCGTGTCCAGATCCACGATCTAACAAACAGACACATGAACACAGAGGTAGTTGTGTTAACTGTATTACATAGTGACACCGAGTGGATGTGTGGAAAATGGAGAGTTtaaaaaactagctagctagcgacacGCGCTGCCTGGGTGCGACCTAGCCTGGGAAGCCTACAGTGGGCTTTATGGTTCTCCATAGCTGCTAGTGGGCTTTATGGTTCTCCATAGCCGGCTGAGGGCTTCATGGTTCTCCATAGCTGCTAGTGGGCTTTATGGTTCTCCATAGCTGCTAGTGGGCTTTATGGTTCTCCATAGCTGCTAGTGGGCTTTATGGTTCTCCATAGCCGGCTGAGGGCTTTATGGTTCTCCATAGCCGCTAGTGGGCTTTATGGTTCTCCATAGCCGCTAGTGGGCTTTATGGTTCTCCATAGCCGCTAGTGGGCTTTAATGTTCTCCATTAGGAGAAGCAGGAAGTTGGCTGAGTGCACCGCCGGTAACACACTCGGGTTACCCGGCACGGTTCTattttttcttccctctctccattcaaATCTATTAAGAGAAAATGAAGCCTTTGCAGCCTGATATTGAGAATGTTTATGTGCtgaaccaagagagagagaactcatctTTTATCTATGCATTACagcatctccattttaaagtagaatcattttcttcttcacgattggctaTCCCTCCTGATAACCTGTTGACATGACTAACAGGTTCAACCAGAGAGATCAAACCAATAAATGCTAAGTCCCAACCACTTGCAAAATGGGTACTACAGCCCATATGGTGACTGAGGTATGGTTAGCTGTCcccaatatggtgactggagtatgggtaCTGTCcccaatatggtgactggagtatgggtagcTTCCCCAATATGTGACTGGAGTATGGAGCTACAGCCCAAATATGGGANNNNNNNNNNNNNNNNNNNNNNNNNNNNNNNNNNNNNNNNNNNNNNNNNNNNNNNNNNNNNNNNNNNNNNNNNNNNNNNNNNNNNNNNNNNNNNNNNNNNNNNNNNNNNNNNNNNNNNNNNNNNNNNNNNNNNNNNNNNNNNNNNNNNNNNNNNNNNNNNNNNNNNNNNNNNNNNNNNNNNNNNNNNNNNNNNNNNNNNNNNNNNNNNNNNNNNNNNNNNNNNNNNNNNNNNNNNNNNNNNNNNNNNNNNNNNNNNNNNNNNNNNNNNNNNNNNNNNNNNNNNNNNNNNNNNNNNNNNNNNNNNNNNNNNNNNNNNNNNNNNNNNNNNNNNNNNNNNNNNNNNNNNNNNNNNNNNNNNNNNNNNNNNNNNNNNNNNNNNNNNNNNNNNNNNNNNNNNNNNNNNNNNNNNNNNNNNNNNNNNNNNNNNNNNNNNNNNNNNNNNNNNNNNNNNNNNNNNNNNNNNNNNNNNNNNNNNNNNNNNNNNNNNNNNNNNNNNNNNNNNNNNNNNNNNNNNNNNNNNNNNNNNNNNNNNNNNNNNNNNNNNNNNNNNNNNNNNNNNNNNNNNNNNNNNNNNNNNNNNNNNNNNNNNNNNNNNNNNNNNNNNNNNNNNNNNNNNNNNNNNNNNNNNNNNNNNNNNNNNNNNNNNNNNNNNNNNNNNNNNNNNNNNNNNNNNNNNNNNNNNNNNNNNNNNNNNNNNNNNNNNNNNNNNNNNNNNNNNNNNNNNNNNNNNNNNNNNNNNNNNNNNNNNNNNNNNNNNNNNNNNNNNNNNNNNNNNNNNNNNNNNNNNNNNNNNNNNNNNNNNNNNNNNNNNNNNNNNNNNNNNNNNNNNNNNNNNNNNNNNNNNNNNNNNNNNNNNNNNNNNNNNNNNNNNNNNNNNNNNNNNNNNNNNNNNNNNNNNNNNNNNNNNNNNNNNNNNNNNNNNNNNNNNNNNNNNNNNNNNNNNNNNNNNNNNNNNNNNNNNNNNNNNNNNNNNNNNNNNNNNNNNNNNNNNNNNNNNNNNNNNNNNNNNNNNNNNNNNNNNNNNNNNNNNNNNNNNNNNNNNNNNNNNNNNNNNNNNNNNNNNNNNNNNNNNNNNNNNNNNNNNNNNNNNNNNNNNNNNNNNNNNNNNNNNNNNNNNNNNNNNNNNNNNNNNNNNNNNNNNNNNNNNNNNNNNNNNNNNNNNNNNNNNNNNNNNNNNNNNNNNNNNNNNNNNNNNNNNNNNNNNNNNNNNNNNNNNNNNNNNNNNNNNNNNNNNNNNNNNNNNNNNNNNNNNNNNNNNNNNNNNNNNNNNNNNNNNNNNNNNNNNNNNNNNNNNNNNNNNNNNNNNNNNNNNNNNNNNNNNNNNNNNNNNNNNNNNNNNNNNNNNNNNNNNNNNNNNNNNNNNNNNNNNNNNNNNNNNNNNNNNNNNNNNNNNNNNNNNNNNNNNNNNNNNNNNNNNNNNNNNNNNNNNNNNNNNNNNNNNNNNNNNNNNNNNNNNNNNNNNNNNNNNNNNNNNNNNNNNNNNNNNNNNNNNNNNNNNNNNNNNNNNNNNNNNNNNNNNNNNNNNNNNNNNNNNNNNNNNNNNNNNNNNNNNNNNNNNNNNNNNNNNNNNNNNNNNNNNNNNNNNNNNNNNNNNNNNNNNNNNNNNNNNNNNNNNNNNNNNNNNNNNNNNNNNNNNNNNNNNNNNNNNNNNNNNNNNNNNNNNNNNNNNNNNNNNNNNNNNNNNNNNNNNNNNNNNNNNNNNNNNNNNNNNNNNNNNNNNNNNNNNNNNNNNNNNNNNNNNNNNNNNNNNNNNNNNNNNNNNNNNNNNNNNNNNNNNNNNNNNNNNNNNNNNNNNNNNNNNNNNNNNNNNNNNNNNNNNNNNNNNNNNNNNNNNNNNNNNNNNNNNNNNNNNNNNNNNNNNNNNNNNNNNNNNNNNNNNNNNNNNNNNNNNNNNNNNNNNNNNNNNNNNNNNNNNNNNNNNNNNNNNNNNNNNNNNNNNNNNNNNNNNNNNNNNNNNNNNNNNNNNNNNNNNNNNNNNNNNNNNNNNNNNNNNNNNNNNNNNNNNNNNNNNNNNNNNNNNNNNNNNNNNNNNNNNNNNNNNNNNNNNNNNNNNNNNNNNNNNNNNNNNNNNNNNNNNNNNNNNNNNNNNNNNNNNNNNNNNNNNNNNNNNNNNNNNNNNNNNNNNNNNNNNNNNNNNNNNNNNNNNNNNNNNNNNNNNNNNNNNNNNNNNNNNNNNNNNNNNNNNNNNNNNNNNNNNNNNNNNNNNNNNNNNNNNNNNNNNNNNNNNNNNNNNNNNNNNNNNNNNNNNNNNNNNNNNNNNNNNNNNNNNNNNNNNNNNNNNNNNNNNNNNNNNNNNNNNNNNNNNNNNNNNNNNNNNNNNNNNNNNNNNNNNNNNNNNNNNNNNNNNNNNNNNNNNNNNNNNNNNNNNNNNNNNNNNNNNNNNNNNNNNNNNNNNNNNNNNNNNNNNNNNNNNNNNNNNNNNNNNNNNNNNNNNNNNNNNNNNNNNNNNNNNNNNNNNNNNNNNNNNNNNNNNNNNNNNNNNNNNNNNNNNNNNNNNNNNNNNNNNNNNNNNNNNNNNNNNNNNNNNNNNNNNNNNNNNNNNNNNNNNNNNNNNNNNNNNNNNNNNNNNNNNNNNNNNNNNNNNNNNNNNNNNNNNNNNNNNNNNNNNNNNNNNNNNNNNNNNNNNNNNNNNNNNNNNNNNNNNNNNNNNNNNNNNNNNNNNNNNNNNNNNNNNNNNNNNNNNNNNNNNNNNNNNNNNNNNNNNNNNNNNNNNNNNNNNNNNNNNNNNNNNNNNNNNNNNNNNNNNNNNNNNNNNNNNNNNNNNNNNNNNNNNNNNNNNNNNNNNNNNNNNNNNNNNNNNNNNNNNNNNNNNNNNNNNNNNNNNNNNNNNNNNNNNNNNNNNNNNNNNNNNNNNNNNNNNNNNNNNNNNNNNNNNNNNNNNNNNNNNNNNNNNNNNNNNNNNNNNNNNNNNNNNNNNNNNNNNNNNNNNNNNNNNNNNNNNNNNNNNNNNNNNNNNNNNNNNNNNNNNNNNNNNNNNNNNNNNNNNNNNNNNNNNNNNNNNNNNNNNNNNNNNNNNNNNNNNNNNNNNNNNNNNNNNNNNNNNNNNNNNNNNNNNNNNNNNNNNNNNNNNNNNNNNNNNNNNNNNNNNNNNNNNNNN contains:
- the pdrg1 gene encoding p53 and DNA damage-regulated protein 1, which codes for MEAERILQYLTQVEEAAEDVLANKQQIVDLDTKRNMNREALNALKQEMASEEKVKVCFGNMFITFPKAKTKEMIQRDQQQLDNEINNLRQALKDKLNRLNELQGKIIT